From Nocardioides daedukensis, the proteins below share one genomic window:
- a CDS encoding RNA polymerase sigma factor: protein MNAAPNASASILRARSHGSQSSPGIGTRTAGGSTVIKRGPAPLQGHQVRAPEPPRQLPPSQDNVVPIGLHARSRMLAAPTDAELLARCRQADSDAWDLLVSRYERLIYSVAMRNGVTPEDAADITQTTFVALIDSLDRIQDETRLASWLMTVARRQAWRLRSSSRRTIVSDSVPDRVEDPIADWALQTAVHDALGQLGGTCRDLLLALFFDPEEPSYAEIARRFGRSIGGIGPLRGRCLERLRNLMSEGEDQ from the coding sequence ATGAACGCCGCACCGAACGCATCAGCATCGATCCTGCGGGCTCGCAGTCATGGCAGCCAGAGCAGTCCGGGCATCGGGACCCGTACGGCCGGAGGAAGCACAGTCATCAAGCGCGGTCCCGCGCCTCTCCAAGGGCACCAGGTCCGAGCACCCGAACCCCCGCGCCAGCTGCCGCCGTCGCAGGACAACGTCGTCCCGATCGGGCTGCACGCCCGGTCCCGGATGCTCGCCGCCCCGACAGACGCAGAACTGCTCGCCCGTTGCCGGCAGGCCGACTCGGATGCCTGGGACCTGCTCGTCTCCCGATACGAGCGGCTCATCTATTCAGTCGCCATGCGCAACGGGGTGACACCCGAAGACGCTGCAGACATCACGCAGACCACTTTCGTGGCTCTGATCGACTCTCTCGACCGGATCCAGGACGAGACCCGTCTCGCCTCGTGGTTGATGACCGTCGCCCGTCGCCAGGCCTGGCGGCTTCGCTCCAGTTCGCGGCGCACGATCGTCTCCGACTCGGTCCCCGACCGGGTCGAGGACCCGATCGCCGACTGGGCACTGCAGACCGCAGTCCACGATGCCCTCGGCCAACTGGGGGGCACCTGCCGTGACCTTCTCCTGGCCCTCTTCTTCGATCCCGAAGAACCCAGCTATGCCGAGATCGCCCGCCGCTTCGGCAGGTCCATCGGCGGTATCGGCCCACTGCGCGGCAGGTGCCTCGAGCGCCTCCGCAACCTCATGTCCGAAGGGGAGGACCAATGA
- a CDS encoding CHAT domain-containing protein, whose protein sequence is MTERQKRADARADDASSVPEVEQGINEAARLASRDPGQALVLLGTILTPALRLTNPGASGRAWLVRAEALLESGAHQAAMAAARSAHRDLLVAGLTNEVPRTYLLRATVLHHLGDHRGALHLANGLVDPAATLDGMLGPVSPNPETRAGAHLLVANSLTRLGDSTGALQHHDLAWDRFSALDNEEMQARTERDRGTTYLRLGMSRRALADLTHATGRLRELGADLHAYRSAVPKSEALLQLGRPALAIQVLLEADDYFSGLETRVDLARVKLALGNALLHAGFCHDARSEARQAVELLFEEDLVDLLGQAHLVAGLSSLPLKDLAGARQELASAERMLHDSQGQHDRAMVWLAQGWLALREQDLPRAARLADAVLGMPGLTSGQLLASAHLIGACASGRWVPSAQAHMTEVDRLISETPDHSLQVSRQLVAAALHLGSGTLDEAHSILREVLDAGPDSLGNGTRMAPLIRTSDVIDLMIQVLLADGTHASVSEAWQWAAVGRVMSLDTLDAETIDPREREKVLTELSIALDGLDHPHDDFDPNSVETAQRVARRTLRKRLVRSGHGPWAAGQPLPGVPEGPLVHFHMLQGDVIAFVIREGQVHARRLAGAVALSCRALRQWSVECSRMAHVGRHAGESLTGGPGLEALHQLSEYLIHPIDELLQDLDSRPVVLVGDGHLSSVPFEALEVDGEPLARRYRLAFTHDPTQPDPGPPSLDPVLVLAVPDDEAPRIEAEAAAVAGVHPDATAVVGPGATTEVLASLGGSHGLIHIACHGMSAPDHPFRSALRLADRWLTSTEVFELQLSDSVVVLNACASGRGWETATEAGGLVWAFLAAGCRGVVATLWPVDDDTALEFARLFHGHVAAGSSPAAAVEAACLSIAHDRPHPWHWAAFRYVAGS, encoded by the coding sequence ATGACCGAACGACAGAAGAGGGCCGACGCCCGGGCTGACGACGCGTCCTCCGTGCCGGAGGTGGAGCAAGGCATCAACGAGGCTGCCCGTCTGGCCAGTCGCGATCCCGGTCAGGCCCTGGTCCTCCTGGGGACGATCCTCACCCCCGCGCTGCGGCTGACGAACCCCGGGGCGAGCGGACGGGCGTGGCTGGTCCGCGCCGAGGCCCTGCTCGAGTCCGGCGCCCATCAGGCGGCAATGGCCGCAGCCCGGAGTGCGCACCGCGACCTGCTGGTCGCGGGTCTGACCAACGAGGTCCCCCGTACCTACCTGCTGCGGGCCACCGTTCTTCATCATCTGGGGGACCATCGAGGGGCACTCCATCTGGCCAACGGACTGGTCGACCCCGCTGCCACGCTGGACGGGATGCTGGGCCCGGTGTCCCCCAACCCGGAGACCCGGGCCGGGGCGCACCTCCTCGTCGCCAACTCCCTGACGCGACTCGGCGACAGCACCGGTGCGCTCCAGCACCACGACCTGGCCTGGGACCGATTCAGTGCCCTGGACAACGAGGAGATGCAGGCGCGCACCGAGCGCGATCGCGGTACGACGTACCTGCGTCTCGGCATGTCCCGGAGGGCTCTGGCCGACCTGACCCACGCCACGGGTCGGCTGCGCGAACTTGGGGCAGACCTCCACGCGTATCGGTCCGCGGTGCCCAAGTCGGAGGCGCTGCTCCAGCTCGGGCGACCCGCGCTGGCGATCCAGGTGCTGCTCGAGGCCGATGACTACTTCTCCGGCCTCGAGACCCGAGTCGACCTGGCCAGGGTCAAGCTCGCCCTGGGCAATGCGCTGCTCCACGCAGGCTTCTGCCACGACGCGCGCAGCGAAGCGCGACAAGCCGTGGAGTTGCTCTTCGAGGAGGACCTGGTCGACCTGCTGGGCCAGGCCCACCTGGTTGCCGGACTCAGCTCCCTCCCGCTGAAGGATCTGGCCGGAGCCCGCCAGGAACTCGCGTCGGCAGAACGGATGTTGCACGACAGCCAGGGCCAACACGACCGCGCGATGGTGTGGCTGGCCCAGGGTTGGCTGGCATTGCGCGAGCAGGACCTGCCGCGAGCCGCCCGACTGGCCGACGCTGTTCTGGGAATGCCGGGCTTGACCTCCGGGCAACTCCTCGCCTCCGCTCACCTCATCGGCGCCTGTGCCAGTGGCAGATGGGTCCCCTCGGCGCAGGCTCACATGACCGAGGTGGACCGACTGATTTCGGAGACTCCCGATCACTCCCTGCAGGTCTCGCGCCAACTCGTGGCTGCCGCTCTACACCTCGGCTCCGGCACCCTGGACGAGGCCCATTCGATTCTCCGCGAAGTTCTCGACGCGGGACCTGACTCCCTCGGCAACGGCACCCGGATGGCCCCACTCATCCGGACTTCCGACGTCATCGACCTGATGATCCAGGTGCTCCTTGCCGACGGAACCCACGCCTCGGTCTCCGAGGCGTGGCAGTGGGCGGCCGTCGGCCGGGTGATGTCGCTCGACACCCTGGACGCGGAGACCATCGATCCGCGCGAGCGAGAGAAGGTCCTGACAGAACTCTCCATCGCCTTGGACGGACTTGACCACCCGCACGACGACTTCGACCCCAACAGCGTGGAGACCGCCCAACGAGTGGCGCGCCGTACGCTGCGGAAGCGTCTGGTCCGCAGCGGCCACGGGCCCTGGGCCGCCGGCCAACCCCTCCCGGGAGTGCCGGAAGGTCCACTGGTCCATTTCCACATGCTCCAGGGCGACGTGATCGCCTTCGTCATCCGGGAAGGCCAGGTCCACGCACGCCGCCTCGCCGGAGCGGTCGCCCTCAGTTGCCGGGCACTCCGCCAGTGGAGTGTGGAGTGCTCACGCATGGCACACGTGGGCAGGCACGCGGGTGAGAGCCTCACCGGCGGCCCGGGGCTGGAGGCCCTGCACCAACTCAGCGAGTACCTGATCCATCCGATCGATGAACTCCTCCAGGACCTCGACAGCAGGCCGGTCGTCCTGGTCGGGGACGGCCATCTGAGCAGCGTCCCGTTCGAGGCTCTCGAAGTGGACGGGGAGCCGCTCGCTCGCCGCTATCGCCTGGCCTTCACCCACGACCCCACGCAGCCGGACCCCGGGCCTCCCTCGCTCGATCCGGTGCTGGTGCTCGCTGTGCCCGACGACGAGGCGCCCCGGATCGAAGCGGAGGCAGCCGCTGTGGCCGGCGTACACCCCGACGCGACCGCGGTGGTGGGACCTGGCGCGACAACCGAGGTCCTGGCCTCCCTCGGCGGATCGCACGGCCTCATCCACATCGCCTGCCACGGGATGTCAGCACCGGACCATCCCTTTCGCTCCGCGTTGCGACTGGCCGATCGCTGGCTCACTTCCACCGAGGTCTTCGAGCTGCAGCTCTCCGACAGCGTGGTGGTGCTCAACGCCTGTGCCTCCGGACGTGGCTGGGAGACCGCGACCGAGGCCGGCGGCCTCGTCTGGGCGTTCCTTGCCGCCGGATGCCGGGGCGTGGTTGCCACGCTGTGGCCCGTCGATGACGACACGGCCCTCGAATTTGCCCGGCTCTTCCACGGTCATGTTGCTGCTGGCTCGTCGCCGGCCGCCGCAGTGGAAGCGGCCTGCCTCTCGATCGCTCACGATCGTCCCCATCCGTGGCACTGGGCCGCGTTCCGCTACGTGGCCGGCTCCTGA
- a CDS encoding sigma-70 family RNA polymerase sigma factor, with protein MSISATDPQGSPADHDLVERVRAGDHAAYTQLYERHLSSARGMARALAQDGDADELVADAFARVLTQTAAGGGPSSDFRSYLFACLRNVHRSNARRQSIERAASNQPWVLESEVVEDEQAISGVDGERASSAFATLSAQWQQVLWQLEIEGRKPAEVAAGTGMTAAAVSSLAYRAREGLRQAYLDQHLPATGASGCTWTLDRLSQYVREELSPRSSGKVRLHLGGCPDCQRACNELEQVNRKIGILFWPLVLVGGAKFSGTATSGDGGSPDGSGPIAHGSSLSAGAVGGTVAAGGLAALGFAAAAARDGTTAGQPSHGAVDRGATSAPGGAGAPGGLMGGFAGQLGGWLGRLSMQVKLGLGVVLVLTAAVPGYFVVRDESVAPLAEKIPASILPPLRGVPDVSPQPAEDEEEELPPLVTVRDVEPVAADLGPSPAPTPTPTPTPAPTPTPEPEPMPVVEPEPEPEPEPEPAPGPGWEPEPEPVYDFGVSGVTKTGGGLLAEWNLVTGINVTSGSSLVGVVVDLAFTFDDEFGLNSASGQGWACREPGGGTVGAGTPYFFPAGTTITCSYEYTADAPAPALSLDVFGITMTGTAAVTAVGHVDPNPGNNTQGF; from the coding sequence ATGTCCATATCCGCCACGGATCCGCAGGGCTCACCCGCGGACCACGACCTGGTCGAGCGCGTTCGCGCCGGTGACCATGCGGCGTACACCCAGCTCTATGAACGTCACCTCTCCTCCGCGCGAGGGATGGCTCGTGCCCTGGCCCAGGACGGCGATGCCGATGAACTCGTCGCCGATGCGTTCGCCCGTGTCCTGACCCAGACCGCTGCCGGTGGTGGCCCGAGCAGTGACTTCCGGTCCTACCTCTTCGCCTGCCTGCGCAATGTGCACCGATCCAACGCGCGACGTCAGAGCATCGAGCGGGCGGCCTCGAACCAGCCGTGGGTGCTCGAGAGCGAGGTCGTCGAGGACGAGCAGGCAATTTCCGGTGTCGACGGGGAACGGGCGAGCAGTGCCTTCGCGACCCTGTCGGCACAGTGGCAACAGGTGTTGTGGCAACTCGAGATCGAGGGGCGCAAGCCGGCCGAGGTCGCGGCAGGGACGGGAATGACCGCGGCCGCTGTCTCCTCGCTCGCCTACCGTGCACGGGAGGGACTGCGTCAGGCCTATCTCGACCAGCACCTGCCTGCCACCGGTGCTAGTGGCTGCACGTGGACCCTGGACAGGCTCAGCCAGTATGTCCGCGAGGAGCTCTCGCCGCGTAGCAGCGGGAAGGTCCGCCTGCATCTGGGCGGATGCCCGGACTGTCAGCGTGCCTGCAATGAACTGGAGCAGGTCAACCGCAAGATCGGCATCCTGTTCTGGCCGCTCGTATTGGTCGGCGGTGCGAAGTTTTCCGGTACGGCGACCTCAGGCGACGGCGGGTCACCAGACGGCTCCGGCCCCATCGCCCATGGCTCTTCGCTGTCCGCCGGTGCGGTCGGCGGGACCGTGGCGGCTGGTGGGCTGGCTGCGCTCGGGTTCGCGGCTGCGGCGGCGCGAGACGGAACCACGGCTGGTCAGCCGTCGCACGGAGCGGTCGATCGGGGGGCAACCTCGGCTCCTGGTGGGGCCGGTGCTCCGGGTGGCCTGATGGGCGGGTTCGCGGGTCAGTTGGGAGGCTGGTTGGGGCGCCTCAGCATGCAGGTCAAGCTGGGCCTCGGGGTCGTCCTGGTCCTGACCGCTGCCGTGCCGGGCTACTTCGTGGTGCGCGACGAGTCCGTCGCCCCACTGGCCGAGAAGATTCCCGCGTCGATCCTTCCGCCACTACGTGGTGTGCCCGACGTGTCGCCCCAGCCTGCCGAGGACGAGGAGGAAGAGCTCCCGCCGCTCGTGACCGTTCGGGATGTCGAGCCCGTGGCTGCTGACCTCGGACCTTCGCCCGCGCCGACACCGACACCGACACCGACCCCCGCGCCGACACCGACGCCTGAGCCCGAACCGATGCCGGTGGTTGAACCCGAGCCCGAGCCCGAGCCCGAGCCCGAACCGGCGCCGGGGCCGGGGTGGGAACCCGAGCCCGAACCTGTCTACGACTTCGGCGTGTCCGGGGTGACCAAGACAGGGGGTGGCCTGCTGGCTGAATGGAACCTGGTTACCGGCATCAACGTGACGTCTGGCTCGAGCCTGGTCGGGGTGGTGGTGGACCTTGCGTTCACCTTCGATGATGAGTTCGGCCTGAACTCGGCGTCCGGGCAGGGCTGGGCCTGCCGCGAGCCCGGTGGTGGCACAGTGGGTGCCGGCACGCCGTACTTCTTCCCGGCAGGAACCACGATCACCTGCAGCTATGAGTACACAGCGGATGCGCCGGCGCCGGCGCTGTCACTTGACGTCTTCGGAATCACGATGACTGGCACCGCCGCCGTGACTGCTGTCGGTCACGTCGACCCGAACCCCGGCAACAACACCCAGGGGTTCTGA